The Erinaceus europaeus chromosome 17, mEriEur2.1, whole genome shotgun sequence nucleotide sequence gcaccccaccccaagAGCCCTATTTTCACCTTCAGCTTGGGGCCCCTACCCTGCACCCTGGTCTAGACTTACTCCCTGGGGCCTCCCTCTGTACACTGGGCCccaccctcacctgcaccctgggGCCTAGgccccctgccccctcacctgcagccAGGGCCTCACTGTGCACCCCAGAGCCCAaccctcacccccaaccccactccGGGGCCCTCACCCTCTCCCAGCATCCTGGGGCCCAGACCCCAATTCTCACCTGTGCCCTGGGCACCTGCCAGGCTAAGGCCCCCCACCCTTGGGGCCCAGACCCCAATTCTCACCTGTGTCCTGGGCACCTGCCAGGCTAAGGCCCCCCACCCTTGGGGCCCAGACCCCAATTCTCGCCTGTGTCCTGGGCACCTGCCAGGCTAAGGCCCCCCCACCCTTGGGGCCCAGATCCCAATTCTCACCTGTGCCCTGGGCACCTACCAGGCTAAGGCCCCCCCACCCTTGGGGCCCAGACCCCAATTCTCACCTGTGCCCTGGGCACCTACCAGGCTAAGGCCCCCCCACCCTTGGGGCCCAGACCCCAATTCTCACCTGTGCCCTGGCACCTGCCAGGCTAAGGCCCCAGGCCCCAATTCTCGCCTGTGCCCTGGGCACCTGCCAGGCTAAGGCCCCCCACCCTTGGGGCCCAGACCCCAATTCTCGCCTGTGCCCTGGGCACCTGCCAGGCTAAGGCCCCCCACCCTTGGGGCCCAGATCCCAATTCTCACCTGTGCCCTGGGCACCTACCAGGCTTAAGGCCCCCCCACCCTTGGGGCCCAGACCCCAATTCTCGCCTGTGCCCTGGCACCTGCCAGGCTAAGGCCCCAGGCCCCAATTCTCGCCTGTGCCCTGGGCACCTACCAGGCTAAGGCCCCCCACCCTTGGGGCCCAGATCCCAATTCTCACCTGTGCCCTGGGCACCTGCCAGGCTAAGGCCCCCCACCCTTGGGGCCCAGACCCCAATTCTCACCTGTGCCCCGGGCACCTGCCAGGCTAAGGCCCCCCACCCTTGGGGCCCAGACTCCAATTCTCATCTGTGCCCTGGGCACCTGCCAGGCTAAGGCCCCCACCCTTGGGGCCCAGACCCCAATTCTCACCTGTGCCCCAATTCTCACCTGTGCCCAGGTGGGACCTGGGGTACAGGGTGAGGGCTCCCCAGAGTGGTgcaggtgagagagggaggggcccCAGCGTGGGAGTCAGAGTGGGCCCTAGGGTACAGGGTGAGGACCCAGAGTGGACCTGGGGTGCAGGGGGAGTCCCAGCTGGCCAGCACTGCCCGCAGGTGTGGACGGAGAACGGGGACGGCTCGGGAGCCGTGAACTTCCTGACCGGCATGGGCGGCTTCCTGCAGACGGCGCTCTTTGGGTTCACAGGGTTCAGGTGAGCTGCGGGGGCcgggggcaggggcctgggggcaCACCCATTCACACCCTCCCCCCAGGATCACAGCTGCCGGTGTGACCTTCGACCCCGAGTGTCCCGCCGGGGTGTCTGGGCTCCGTGTCACCGGTGTGTCCTTCCTGGGGAGCAAGCTGGACTTCTCCTTCTGCGAGGGCTCCGTGAGCATCGGGGTGTCGGCCGCGGGGCCCCAAGCTCCCCCCCTGGAGGTCCAGCTGTGGCCGTCCCAGACccggctccccctcccccctggtAAGAGCCATCCAGGGTCAGGAAAGGTCCCCCACGTGCAAGCTTGGCAGAAGACCCCAGGGCTGGGAGCACTGAGGGGGACCCCAGGTTACAGGAGCACCTAGGGGGACCACAGGCAGGGCTGCCTCTGAGAATCTGGGCATGGCCCCCTCTGGGGACCGGGGCATAGACACCCCCCTCTGGGGAGGACCCGGGCATGGCCGCCCCCGGGGACTGGGTAGGACCCCCCTGGGGACCCGGGGCATGGACACCCCCCTCTGGGAAGGACCCGggcatgccccccccccctggGGACCCGGGTAGGACCCTCTCTGGGGACCCGGGGCATGGACACCCCCCTCTGGGGAGGACCCGGGCATGGACCCCCCTGGGGACCTGGGGCATGGACACCCCCCCTATGGGGAGGACCCGGGCATGGCCGCCCCTGGGACCCAGCCCGCAGCTTCATGCCTGTCTCCCGCAGGACACAGCGTCTCTTTCCCCCGCTCTGCTGGCTGCATACAGCAGCGCCTCCCCTAGACTCCCAGCTGCCCAGCTGCATCCCAGGATCCACCACGCCCTTCTGCCCAGTGACTGGACTGTGGGCACCCGGCCGAGCCCTGGCCACAACACCCTCGCCTGCCACACGTTTCTGGAGGAGGGGAGCCCCCGGCCTCTGACCCATGCACCCCCTCCACACAGACTCCTCCAGCACCCCGAGGGGCTGGCATGGGGGCACGGTGAGGGGTAGGGATGGGCCAGGACACGGCTGTGACAGGCGGTGACCCTGAGGGCTCCAGGGCCCCAGGGTCTGCCTGCCCACGTTGCCAGGATTAAAGTTGCTCTGGAAAGTGTAGCCTCTGTAGCCATCCCGCAGGGGCTGCAGCCTGGCTGGAGGGGACGGGAGGGCTGGCAGCCGCCCTGGGCCCACAGGCCAGTCCACACCTGGGGACACACAGGGCCGTCCCCACACAGCCAGCCCTTTCCAGCAAGGCGGGTCGGGTCCCCTCCTGGGCCAGAGTGGGGCTTAGGGGCCAGTGTTGTCCCCCTGCCTGTgggctgctgcccagcccctggggacTGGTGTCCAGTGTGGCCAGCTTGCCTGCGTCCTTGTCTCTGAGGTCCATCAGTGGCCAGCAGGGGTCCAGTGATGGCGTGACCCAGCCCAGGACACCCCACAGGGCCGGGCGATGACCAGGAGGAGGGGTGGTGGCACGGGGAGGGCACAGGCCCTGCCACCCTTCTCAGCCGGTGGACAGCTGGGGACACAGCCCTGACAGGGCAGCAGAGATGACCTGACCACATTTGTCAGACCTCAGTCTGAAATGCTGTGTCCTCACCCAGACCCCTGATCGCAGGCGGGGGAGGGGGTGTTTCctgcagtgccccccccccaccccagccaggaACGGGTCCAGCACAGCTTTCTGGGGCCTTTAATGGGGGCTAAGGTGGGGGTGTGGGCAGAGTGGATGCTTGCCGTGGCGGGGGGTGGAGGTCAGGCTGGGGGCCGGGGCCCTGAGGTGACGACGGGACAGTGTCAGTCATAGTCTGAATCGTCAAAGGCGGTGCTGAAGACAGCAGGTGAGCCCTTGGCCAGCTGGGCCAGGTGTAGGGCCCCGGTCACCACCAGCGCCAGCAGCAGCAGGGGCGGCACCAGTGTCCACAGGGCAGCCAGTAGGTTGAAGCACTTGGCCTTGGCTCCAAGCCTGTGGGCAGCCTCCAGGTCTCCGGCTACCTTCTGGTCTCGGGCCTGTGAGCGGCAGGGGCGGTGTGAATGGGCCCCACACATCTGTTGCCCCAAGTCCTGCTGGGCTTGGCTTGTGggaacctccccccaccccagaagggccgagagcaccccccacacacttcaGGGGTAGCACCTTGACCAGGCAGGCCAGGTCCCTCACACTCCCACCCACCTTGACCTTGTAGGCCAGCCCCCCAGTCCCTCACCCTGACCGAGCAGGCCAGGGCCACCCAcctacatccccccccccccccgccttgacTGAGTAGCTCCCATGTGCACGCCCACTCGTCTTGACCGAGTAGACCagcccccctacccacc carries:
- the IFITM5 gene encoding interferon-induced transmembrane protein 5 — encoded protein: MDTAFPREDPRAPPPSKADAPHSVLTLGAPHPPPRDHLIWSLFSALYLNLCCLGFLALVYSVKARDQKVAGDLEAAHRLGAKAKCFNLLAALWTLVPPLLLLALVVTGALHLAQLAKGSPAVFSTAFDDSDYD